A single genomic interval of Lucilia cuprina isolate Lc7/37 chromosome 2, ASM2204524v1, whole genome shotgun sequence harbors:
- the LOC111690736 gene encoding elongation factor G, mitochondrial, with translation MTLIKRLVNSNLISRLNNIKTLKQNGYCTHLKFAEHKPIEKIRNIGISAHIDSGKTTLTERILFYTGRIAQMHEVRGKDNVGATMDSMELERQRGITIQSAATYTLWKDINVNIIDTPGHVDFTVEVERALRVLDGAVLVLCAVGGVQSQTLTVNRQMKRYNVPCIAFINKLDRMGSNPYRVLSQMRSKMNHNAAFIQLPIGLENDCKGIIDLVGDKAMYFEGDYGTKIRYDEIPQDMRTEAAERRQELIEHLSNVDETLGEMFLEEATPTENDIKAALRRSCIKRTFTPVMVGTALKNKGVQPLLDAIVDYLPNPGEVENLAFIEEEGKEPQKIVLNPARDGKDPFVGLAFKLEAGRFGQLTYLRCYQGVLRKGDNIFNARTNRKVRIARLVRLHSNNMEDVNEVYAGDIFALFGVDCASGDTFTTNPRDGLSMESIFVPEPVVSMAIKPNNPKDRDNFAKAVARFTKEDPTFHFYFDNDVKETLVSGMGELHLEIYAQRMEREYNCPVTLGKPKVAFRETLVAPCEFDYLHKKQSGGSGQYARIIGVMEPLPPHQNTLLEFNDETVGTNVPKQFVPGVEKGFREMAEKGMLSGHKLSGIRFRLQDGGHHIVDSSELSFMLAAHGAIKEVFQNGSWQILEPIMLVEVTAPEEFQGAVMGQLSKRHGIITGTDGAEGWFTVYAEVPLNDMFGYAGELRSSTQGKGEFTMEYSRYSPCLPEVQEQIVRQYQESMGLGQTEKKKKKN, from the exons atgactttaataaaACGCCTAGTGAATAGTAATTTAATTTCACGTTTAAATAACatcaaaactttaaaacaa AATGGCTACTGCACCCATTTGAAGTTTGCCGAACACAAACCCATTGAGAAAATCCGTAATATTGGTATTTCTGCCCATATTGACAGTGGTAAGACTACATTGACCGAACGTATTTTGTTTTACACCGGCCGCATTGCTCAAATGCACGAGGTAAGAGGTAAAGATAATGTAGGCGCTACTATGGACTCTATGGAATTGGAAAGGCAAAGAGGCATCACCATTCAATCGGCGGCTACTTATACTTTGTGGAAAGACATTAATGTAAACATTATTGATACACCTGGTCATGTGGACTTTACTGTGGAAGTAGAAAGAGCTTTGCGTGTTTTGGATGGTGCAGTTTTAGTACTGTGTGCTGTGGGTGGTGTGCAGAGTCAGACCCTGACCGTCAACAGACAAATGAAACGTTACAATGTACCCTGCATTGCTTTCATTAACAAACTCGATCGTATGGGCTCAAACCCCTACAGAGTATTGTCGCAAATGCGTTCCAAAATGAATCACAATGCTGCTTTTATACAGCTGCCCATTGGTTTGGAAAATGATTGCAAGGGTATTATAGATTTGGTGGGCGATAAGGCCATGTATTTTGAGGGAGACTATGGTACCAAGATACGTTACGATGAAATACCCCAAGATATGCGTACGGAAGCGGCAGAAAGACGCCAAGAACTTATTGAACATTTGTCGAATGTAGATGAGACTTTGGGAGAAATGTTCTTGGAGGAAGCAACACCAACTGAAAACGATATCAAGGCTGCCCTACGCAGAAGCTGTATTAAACGTACCTTTACACCTGTAATGGTGGGTACAGCTTTGAAGAACAAGGGTGTCCAGCCTTTATTAGATGCCATCGTCGATTATCTACCCAATCCCGGAGAGGTAGAAAATTTGGCCTTCATTGAAGAAGAGGGCAAGGAGCCACAAAAGATTGTCTTAAATCCTGCCAGAGATGGTAAAGATCCTTTTGTTGGTTTGGCTTTCAAATTGGAAGCTGGTCGTTTTGGTCAACTTACTTATCTTAGATGTTATCAGGGTGTTTTGCGCAAGGGTGACAATATTTTCAATGCTAGAACTAACCGTAAGGTGCGCATAGCACGTTTGGTGCGTTTGCATTCCAATAATATGGAAGATGTAAATGAGGTTTATGCTGGCGATATATTTGCCTTGTTTGGTGTTGACTGCGCCTCTGGTGATACCTTCACCACTAATCCACGTGATGGTCTCTCTATGGAATCTATATTTGTACCCGAACCTGTTGTATCAATGGCTATTAAGCCCAATAATCCCAAAGACAGAGATAATTTCGCAAAGGCCGTTGCTAGATTTACCAAAGAGGATCCTACTTTCCACTTTTACTTTGACAATGATGTTAAGGAAACTTTGGTTTCTGGCATGGGTGAATTACATTTGGAAATCTATGCCCAACGTATGGAACGTGAATACAACTGCCCCGTTACTCTCGGCAAACCTAAGGTAGCATTCAGAGAAACTTTGGTAGCACCTTGTGAGTTTGATTACTTGCATAAGAAACAGTCTGGCGGTTCGGGTCAATACGCCCGTATTATTGGTGTCATGGAACCTTTACCTCCACACCAAAATACATTACTTGAATTTAATGATGAAACTGTAGGAACCAATGTACCCAAACAATTCGTACCTGGTGTAGAGAAGGGCTTCCGTGAAATGGCCGAAAAGGGCATGTTGTCCGGTCACAAACTTTCGGGTATACGTTTCCGTTTACAAGATGGTGGTCATCACATAGTAGATTCCAGTGAATTGTCTTTCATGTTGGCCGCTCATGGCGCCATCAAAGAGGTATTCCAAAATGGTTCTTGGCAAATTCTAGAACCTATTATGTTGGTGGAAGTAACAGCTCCCGAAGAATTCCAGGGTGCGGTTATGGGTCAATTAAGTAAAAGACATGGTATTATAACCGGCACAGATGGTGCCGAGGGTTGGTTTACCGTTTATGCTGAAGTTCCTTTGAACGATATGTTCGGTTATGCTGGAGAATTGag ATCCAGTACACAAGGTAAAGGTGAATTTACTATGGAATATTCACGCTACTCTCCCTGTCTCCCAGAGGTACAAGAACAAATTGTACGACAATATCAAGAATCTATGGGTTTGGGCCAAaccgaaaaaaagaaaaagaagaattaa
- the LOC111690739 gene encoding 39S ribosomal protein L4, mitochondrial — MLNLLNKTTLRLLPAVRSISQSATARTATEQIKEEPSKPVVKSTNAPALILPQNFEQYSPVNLKDCRQAWIESFDGVAEEKLGLIELHPDVFATQPRVDVIQENIEWQRKYRYVSFATTKSRAEVRGGGRKPWPQKGGGRARHGSLRSPILKGGGVAHGPRSPTTHFYMLPFFKRVLGLTSTLSVKLAQDDLHVIKDVEIPSRDPEFILDLIKERNWGPSVLIVDKNDIFPENICYATDQLGFVNLMPAYGLNCYSMLKHDTLVLTVDAVKHIEERLLYQLHRTDAYAKEQKFKLDQV; from the exons atgttaaatttattaaacaaaactacATTAAGGCTGCTTCCTGCTGTCCGTTCTATATCACAATCTGCAACAGCTAGAACCGCTACTGAGCAGATTAAAGAAGAACCCTCAAAGCCAGTTGTTAAGTCAACAAACGCACCGGCTTTAATTTTGCCACAAAATTTTGAGCAGTATTCTCCAGTGAATCTAAAAGATTGCAGGCAAGCTTGGATAGAAAGTTTCGATGGTGTGGCTGAAGAAAAATTGGGTTTGATTGAGTTGCATCCCGATGTATTTGCCACTCAACCTAGGGTAGATGTTATACAGGAGAATATTGAATGGCAGCGTAAATATCGTTATGTAAGTTTTGCCACCACCAAGTCTAGAGCGGAAGTACGTGGTGGTGGTCGTAAGCCTTGGCCTCAAAAAGGTGGCGGCAGAGCAAGACATGGTTCTTTAAGATCACCTATTTTAAAAGGTGGTGGCGTAGCTCATGGGCCCCGTTCACCTACCACTCACTTCTATATGTTGCCCTTTTTCAAACGCGTTTTGGGTTTAACATCTACCCTTAGTGTTAAGTTGGCTCAAGATGATTTGCATGTAATCAAAGATGTTGAAATACCTAGCAGAGATCCCGAATTCATACTTGATCTAATAAAGGAAAGAAATTGGGGTCCATCTGTCTTAATAGTGGACAA GAACGATATCTTTcccgaaaatatttgttatgcCACGGATCAATTGGGTTTTGTTAACCTAATGCCTGCCTATGGCTTAAACTGTTATTCAATGTTGAAACATGATACTTTGGTGTTGACTGTAGATGCTGTTAAACACATTGAAGAACGTTTGTTGTATCAACTTCATCGCACGGATGCTTATGCTAAGGAGCAAAAGTTCAAATTAGATCAAGTTTAg